A genomic region of Capnocytophaga canimorsus contains the following coding sequences:
- the gyrB gene encoding DNA topoisomerase (ATP-hydrolyzing) subunit B, whose translation MSEITNTNQYSADNIQALEGMEHVRMRPSMYIGDVGVRGLHHLVYEVVDNSIDEALAGYCDTISVTINENNSITVEDNGRGIPVDIHKKEGVSALQVVMTKIGAGGKFDKGSYKVSGGLHGVGVSCVNALSSHLTAVVYRDGKIWQQEYERGKVLYPVKQVGDTQKRGTTVTFQPDDLIFQQTLEYKYDTLATRMRELAFLNRGITITLTDKREREENGEFKSETFYSENGLKEFIRYLDGNRPAIISNVIAMEGEKNEIPVEVAMVYNDSYSENLHSYVNNINTHEGGTHLEGFRRGLTRTLKKYADSSGLLEKMSKDKKNPVQISGEDFREGLTAIVSVKVAEPQFEGQTKTKLGNSEVLAVVSQAVSEMLEAYLEEHPNDAKVIVEKVIIAAQARHAARKARELVQRKTVMSGGGLPGKLSDCSEQNPELCEIFLVEGDSAGGTAKQGRDRNFQAILPLKGKILNVEKAMHHKVFDSEEIKNIFTALGVTIGTEDDAKALNLEKLRYHKVVIMCDADVDGSHITTLILTFFFRYMRDLIEKGYVYIATPPLYLVKKGNKKAYAWNDKERDALSEEYGQGTNIQRYKGLGEMNAEQLWETTMNPQFRTLRQVTIENGSEADRIFSMLMGDDVPPRREFIEKNAKYAKIDA comes from the coding sequence ATGAGCGAAATTACAAATACAAATCAGTATTCAGCAGATAATATTCAGGCTTTAGAAGGAATGGAGCACGTTCGTATGCGTCCGTCAATGTATATTGGCGATGTAGGCGTAAGAGGACTACATCACTTGGTTTACGAGGTGGTAGATAACTCCATTGATGAGGCTTTAGCTGGATATTGTGATACCATTTCGGTAACCATTAACGAAAATAATTCCATTACTGTAGAAGATAACGGACGAGGTATTCCAGTAGATATTCATAAAAAAGAAGGAGTATCTGCTTTACAAGTGGTTATGACCAAAATTGGTGCAGGAGGTAAATTTGACAAAGGCTCGTATAAGGTATCTGGAGGATTACACGGTGTAGGAGTTTCGTGTGTTAATGCGCTTTCCTCACATCTAACAGCAGTTGTGTATCGTGACGGAAAAATATGGCAGCAAGAATATGAGCGTGGCAAGGTATTATACCCTGTAAAACAGGTGGGTGATACCCAAAAACGTGGAACTACAGTTACCTTTCAACCCGATGACCTTATTTTCCAACAAACCTTGGAATACAAATATGATACCCTAGCTACACGTATGCGTGAATTGGCATTTTTAAATCGTGGTATTACTATTACTCTTACCGATAAACGCGAGAGGGAAGAAAATGGCGAATTCAAAAGTGAAACTTTCTATTCTGAAAACGGACTTAAAGAGTTTATTCGTTATTTAGATGGAAATCGCCCTGCCATTATTTCCAACGTAATTGCTATGGAGGGAGAAAAAAACGAAATTCCCGTAGAGGTAGCTATGGTTTATAACGATTCCTATTCGGAAAATCTACACTCGTACGTAAACAATATCAATACTCACGAAGGAGGTACGCACTTAGAAGGTTTCCGTAGAGGACTTACCCGAACACTGAAAAAATACGCTGATAGTTCAGGACTTCTTGAAAAAATGAGTAAGGATAAGAAAAATCCGGTTCAAATTTCGGGAGAAGATTTTCGCGAGGGCTTAACGGCAATTGTTTCAGTTAAGGTTGCTGAACCCCAATTTGAAGGACAAACTAAAACAAAACTGGGAAATAGTGAGGTTTTGGCAGTAGTTTCACAAGCCGTATCAGAAATGCTTGAGGCATACTTGGAGGAACACCCTAACGATGCAAAAGTCATTGTTGAAAAGGTAATCATCGCAGCACAAGCGCGTCACGCCGCAAGAAAAGCCCGTGAATTGGTACAACGAAAAACTGTAATGAGCGGTGGCGGACTTCCAGGAAAACTATCCGACTGCTCGGAACAAAATCCTGAATTGTGTGAAATATTCCTTGTGGAGGGAGACTCGGCGGGAGGAACTGCCAAACAAGGACGCGACCGAAACTTTCAAGCTATTCTTCCCCTAAAAGGAAAAATCTTGAACGTAGAAAAAGCTATGCATCATAAGGTTTTTGATAGTGAAGAAATCAAAAATATATTTACCGCCTTGGGGGTAACTATTGGTACTGAAGATGATGCTAAGGCACTAAACTTAGAAAAATTACGTTACCATAAAGTGGTTATTATGTGTGACGCTGACGTTGATGGTTCACACATTACTACGCTTATCCTAACGTTTTTCTTCCGATATATGCGTGATTTGATTGAAAAAGGCTACGTTTATATTGCCACTCCTCCACTCTATTTGGTAAAAAAAGGAAACAAAAAAGCATACGCTTGGAACGACAAAGAACGAGATGCTCTTAGCGAAGAATACGGACAGGGAACTAATATACAGCGATATAAAGGTTTGGGAGAGATGAATGCCGAACAGCTGTGGGAAACCACTATGAACCCGCAATTTAGAACACTTCGTCAGGTAACCATTGAAAACGGAAGTGAGGCTGATCGCATCTTTTCAATGTTAATGGGTGATGATGTTCCGCCACGTCGCGAATTCATTGAAAAAAACGCCAAATACGCTAAAATTGATGCTTAA
- a CDS encoding thioredoxin family protein encodes MARTPSNMLPLNTLAPDFKLLDTISNDEKTLSELKGEKATVIMFLCNHCPYVKHVNSALVALANDYQSKGIAFIAISSNDVVNYPEDSPELMQKTAQELAYPFVYLYDETQEVAKAYDAACTPDFYVFDHSLLLVYRGQLDDSRPQNQIPVSGKDIRAVLDAILEGTDINPVQKPSLGCNIKWKENQ; translated from the coding sequence ATGGCACGTACCCCAAGTAACATGCTCCCTTTAAATACCTTAGCTCCTGACTTTAAGTTACTAGATACCATCAGTAATGATGAAAAAACGCTTTCGGAACTGAAAGGAGAAAAGGCAACGGTAATTATGTTTTTATGTAATCATTGCCCTTACGTAAAGCACGTCAATTCGGCATTGGTGGCTTTGGCAAATGACTATCAATCCAAAGGAATTGCTTTCATTGCCATAAGTAGTAATGATGTAGTGAATTATCCTGAAGACAGCCCTGAATTGATGCAAAAAACAGCTCAAGAATTGGCTTATCCGTTTGTTTATCTGTACGATGAAACCCAAGAGGTTGCTAAAGCTTATGATGCAGCTTGCACACCTGATTTTTACGTTTTTGACCATAGTTTGCTTTTGGTTTACAGAGGACAATTGGACGATTCTCGCCCTCAAAATCAAATCCCTGTCAGTGGAAAAGATATTCGTGCTGTCCTTGATGCTATTTTGGAAGGAACAGACATAAATCCCGTTCAAAAACCGAGTTTAGGATGTAACATAAAGTGGAAAGAAAATCAGTAA
- a CDS encoding DMT family transporter, whose translation MMNKPRWALFLGVLCISIFPILIRMQLSSGLISAFYRMAIASVVLVPYAYFSGNLKFIHTRFIYPTLLCGVIFALDITVWNISIQNSSATQATLLTNLSPVWVGIISFLFLKNKPKRTFWWGVLVALVGVVVFVGIDVFRTFSLDTAFLLGILSGFFYALYILLSKKTLQEVQVIPFITTSSLSSAIFLFFINLIAGESFWGFSAQGWASLLVQGLVCQIFAWLLISYATQFMKATRVSLTLLSQAVFATFFEWLFLNQSISLQNSIGGILILIGIAITFYEPKKSNALF comes from the coding sequence ATGATGAATAAACCCCGTTGGGCACTTTTTTTAGGTGTTTTGTGTATTTCTATTTTTCCCATTTTAATACGTATGCAACTGAGTTCAGGGCTCATTTCTGCCTTTTACCGAATGGCAATTGCATCGGTGGTTTTGGTACCTTACGCCTATTTTTCAGGAAATTTAAAATTTATACACACCCGTTTTATCTATCCTACTTTACTTTGCGGAGTTATTTTTGCGTTGGATATTACTGTTTGGAATATTTCCATACAAAATTCCTCTGCTACACAAGCTACACTTTTAACCAATTTATCGCCCGTTTGGGTAGGGATAATTTCTTTTCTATTTTTAAAAAATAAACCTAAAAGAACGTTTTGGTGGGGTGTTTTAGTAGCTTTAGTTGGGGTTGTTGTTTTTGTAGGAATTGATGTTTTCAGAACCTTTTCTTTGGATACTGCTTTTCTATTGGGGATACTTTCAGGATTTTTTTATGCTTTATATATTCTCTTGAGTAAGAAAACCTTACAAGAAGTTCAGGTTATTCCTTTCATTACTACCAGTTCGCTCAGTAGTGCCATCTTTTTATTTTTTATAAACCTAATTGCCGGAGAATCATTCTGGGGATTTTCTGCACAAGGATGGGCTTCGTTACTGGTACAAGGTCTTGTTTGTCAAATTTTTGCCTGGTTACTAATTAGTTACGCCACTCAATTTATGAAAGCAACAAGAGTTTCGTTAACATTGCTAAGTCAAGCTGTATTTGCTACTTTTTTTGAGTGGCTTTTTTTAAATCAATCAATAAGTTTACAAAATAGTATCGGTGGAATTTTAATTCTTATAGGAATAGCCATTACCTTTTACGAACCCAAAAAATCTAATGCCTTGTTTTAA
- a CDS encoding tetratricopeptide repeat protein: MRTNRYIIIVFLMVLWGQWVLAQTPEELFKQATESYNAAQYQKAIDQYQGILDLGQESSALYYNLANAHYKLNNVAESIYYYEKALKLNPDNEDAQNNIVFAQQMTVDAITPLPKTWLRGVSDRFISIFSLQVWSILPILGVFVFVMSFLLYYFSQKTIFKRIFFTLMLLALIGSIGTYFIADFHKKSIESQRYAIMFDKATPVFAEPNAYGAEMFSLHEGTKVEVIDYLNDWVKIRLADGKIGWARQTTLRVL; this comes from the coding sequence ATGAGGACAAATCGATATATTATCATAGTGTTTTTAATGGTTTTATGGGGGCAATGGGTATTGGCTCAGACCCCTGAGGAATTGTTTAAACAAGCCACTGAAAGCTACAATGCAGCCCAATATCAAAAAGCGATAGACCAATATCAAGGTATTTTGGATTTGGGACAAGAGTCGTCAGCTTTGTATTATAATTTAGCCAATGCACATTATAAGTTGAATAACGTGGCTGAAAGTATTTATTATTACGAAAAAGCATTGAAGTTAAATCCTGATAATGAGGATGCTCAAAATAATATCGTTTTTGCCCAACAAATGACGGTTGATGCTATAACACCTCTACCCAAAACTTGGCTCAGAGGCGTATCAGATCGTTTTATTTCTATATTTTCGCTTCAAGTTTGGTCGATTTTACCTATTTTAGGTGTTTTTGTGTTTGTAATGAGCTTTTTGTTGTATTATTTTTCACAGAAAACTATATTTAAACGTATTTTTTTCACCTTGATGCTTTTGGCTTTGATAGGAAGCATAGGTACGTATTTTATTGCTGATTTTCATAAAAAAAGTATTGAAAGTCAGCGATATGCTATTATGTTTGATAAGGCTACTCCAGTTTTTGCAGAGCCCAATGCTTACGGAGCTGAGATGTTTTCATTACACGAAGGCACAAAGGTCGAAGTAATTGATTATTTGAATGATTGGGTAAAAATACGCCTTGCTGATGGAAAAATAGGGTGGGCAAGGCAGACTACTTTACGGGTTTTATAA
- a CDS encoding BatD family protein: MFKTFINTYLLSFFFLFLSLPALQAQVEFTARVSKDRLGINERLRIEFSANEDGDHFTPPGFEGFKVVMREKISVSNVWINGKRTFSKTFEYVLEPTAKGKFTIGSASIEIKGKIYKSNTVAITVTDAVKNPSINKTPEDVVDDNLFLTTEVSKTNPYLNEALTVTYKLYVGNQIGISGLNPIESPKFPDFWSQEISQQQRYEYEECEYQGKKYKCVVVKKVVLYPQKAGTLTLEPIVLDLGVVVPTGQRDFWGDAIVTQVQKRVTSGKKNIQVKPLPENGKPADFTGAVGNFSFAVNASKTTLKATEALQVKVEIAGSGNFKLFDIPKVSFPSALEVYDPEKSDNINVLTSGMRGHIHQNYTVVPQYKGKYPIPAVSFSYFNPQTQTYETIKSEELLIDVVEGANYNGNTTESTVNKQAVATQGNEFRFIQLNSGLHPKNQSYFFGSRNYYLWLFLPLLIIPIVLLFWKIKQSKDADLEGNKVKLANRLAKKYLGEAKRKLGEKNAFYEALERALHNYLKAKLKLETSELSKEKISELLSLRGVSQATITEFLQLLKNCEMARYSPFDAVSMENDYQKSVQTLSTLDKQIKK; the protein is encoded by the coding sequence ATGTTCAAAACGTTTATAAATACATATCTACTATCTTTCTTTTTTTTATTTCTGTCGTTGCCAGCTCTTCAAGCACAAGTGGAGTTCACGGCAAGAGTAAGTAAAGACCGTTTAGGAATCAATGAGCGTTTGCGTATTGAATTTTCAGCAAATGAAGATGGAGATCATTTTACGCCTCCTGGTTTTGAAGGTTTTAAAGTAGTGATGCGCGAAAAAATTTCGGTGAGTAATGTTTGGATAAATGGCAAACGTACTTTCTCTAAAACTTTCGAATATGTGTTGGAGCCTACTGCCAAAGGAAAGTTTACTATTGGTTCAGCTTCCATTGAAATAAAAGGTAAAATATACAAATCCAATACAGTAGCAATTACAGTAACCGATGCGGTTAAAAATCCATCAATAAACAAAACTCCTGAAGATGTGGTAGATGATAATCTGTTTCTGACCACAGAAGTTTCTAAAACGAATCCTTATCTGAATGAAGCTCTCACAGTTACCTATAAATTATATGTTGGAAATCAGATAGGTATTTCGGGGCTTAACCCTATTGAAAGTCCTAAATTCCCTGATTTTTGGAGTCAAGAAATTTCACAACAACAGCGATATGAATATGAAGAATGTGAATATCAAGGGAAAAAATACAAATGTGTTGTTGTAAAAAAGGTAGTTCTATACCCTCAAAAAGCAGGAACTCTAACTTTAGAGCCTATAGTCTTGGATTTGGGAGTGGTTGTACCCACAGGTCAGCGTGATTTTTGGGGAGATGCCATAGTTACTCAAGTACAAAAACGAGTAACCTCAGGCAAGAAAAACATACAAGTAAAACCATTGCCTGAAAATGGTAAACCTGCTGATTTTACGGGAGCAGTAGGTAATTTTTCCTTCGCCGTAAATGCTTCTAAAACAACTCTTAAAGCAACCGAAGCACTACAAGTAAAAGTAGAAATAGCGGGAAGCGGAAATTTTAAACTATTTGATATTCCGAAAGTTAGTTTTCCTTCTGCTTTGGAGGTATATGACCCTGAGAAAAGTGACAATATCAATGTTTTAACCTCTGGAATGAGGGGACATATTCATCAGAATTATACCGTAGTTCCGCAGTATAAAGGGAAATACCCTATTCCTGCCGTTTCTTTTTCTTATTTTAATCCGCAAACACAAACATATGAGACTATAAAGTCAGAAGAGCTGTTAATAGATGTTGTTGAGGGAGCTAACTATAACGGAAATACTACTGAAAGCACTGTAAACAAACAAGCGGTTGCCACACAAGGAAACGAATTCCGATTTATACAATTAAATTCTGGGTTACATCCTAAAAATCAATCGTATTTCTTTGGTTCTCGCAATTATTATTTGTGGTTATTTTTACCGCTTTTAATAATTCCGATAGTTTTATTATTTTGGAAAATAAAACAGTCTAAAGATGCTGATTTAGAAGGAAACAAAGTTAAATTGGCCAACCGTTTAGCTAAAAAGTATTTAGGAGAAGCCAAACGAAAACTGGGTGAAAAGAATGCTTTTTATGAAGCACTAGAACGTGCTTTACACAATTATTTAAAAGCCAAGCTAAAATTAGAAACTTCTGAACTTAGCAAAGAAAAAATTTCGGAATTGCTATCCTTACGAGGGGTAAGTCAAGCAACTATAACCGAATTTTTACAATTACTGAAAAATTGTGAAATGGCTCGATATTCTCCTTTTGATGCCGTTTCTATGGAAAACGATTACCAAAAATCAGTTCAGACTTTATCTACCTTGGATAAACAGATTAAAAAGTAA
- a CDS encoding tetratricopeptide repeat protein: MKKILFILMCIVPLWTQAQTPKEIEKAESLSKKYTHQGNEAFEKNQPIEAETAYRKAISENKDNATAQFNLGNTHYHEKSYAEAFSRYKQASTSPQASYTEKQSAFHNLGNLFMQQKAYDQAVEAYKEALRNNPNDEQTRYNLAVAKEMLKKNPPQNQDKKEDKKEDNKENNKENNKENNKDNQDKDNQNKDNQDKDNQNKDNQNKDNQNKDNQNKDNQNKDNQQDKNNPESDKNKDQKDKDKRDSENQQGDNDKQQGEQGKDPKQDGEENQEDYQEQDGRKRSSTLSPKQIERILEAMNQEERKVQEKVNAKKVKGRPIKSDKDW, encoded by the coding sequence ATGAAAAAAATACTATTTATTTTGATGTGTATCGTTCCGCTATGGACACAGGCACAAACTCCAAAAGAAATTGAAAAAGCAGAATCGCTTTCAAAAAAATACACGCATCAGGGCAATGAAGCTTTTGAAAAAAATCAGCCGATAGAAGCTGAAACTGCGTATCGTAAGGCAATTTCCGAAAATAAAGACAATGCTACGGCTCAATTCAATTTAGGCAATACCCATTATCACGAAAAAAGTTACGCAGAGGCTTTTTCTCGATATAAACAAGCCAGTACTTCGCCACAGGCTAGCTATACTGAAAAGCAAAGTGCTTTTCATAATTTAGGAAATCTTTTTATGCAACAAAAAGCTTACGATCAGGCTGTTGAGGCGTATAAAGAAGCTTTGCGAAATAACCCCAATGACGAACAAACCCGATATAATTTAGCCGTTGCTAAAGAAATGCTCAAAAAAAATCCTCCACAAAATCAAGATAAAAAAGAGGATAAAAAGGAAGATAACAAAGAAAATAATAAAGAAAATAATAAAGAAAATAATAAAGATAACCAAGATAAAGATAATCAAAATAAAGATAACCAAGATAAAGATAATCAAAATAAAGATAATCAAAATAAAGATAATCAAAATAAAGATAATCAAAATAAAGATAATCAAAATAAAGATAATCAACAAGATAAAAACAATCCTGAATCTGATAAAAATAAAGACCAAAAGGATAAAGATAAAAGAGATTCTGAAAATCAGCAGGGAGATAACGATAAACAACAAGGAGAACAAGGAAAAGACCCTAAACAAGATGGGGAAGAAAACCAAGAAGACTATCAGGAGCAAGACGGAAGAAAACGTTCTTCTACGCTTTCCCCCAAGCAAATAGAACGAATTCTTGAAGCAATGAATCAAGAAGAACGAAAAGTACAAGAAAAGGTAAATGCTAAAAAAGTTAAGGGACGACCTATCAAATCAGATAAAGACTGGTAA
- a CDS encoding VWA domain-containing protein, translating to MIHIEEKIYLLFCLTILPLALFFVIFRIIKNKKQRQFTNERLFKRLAPNCSTFKPWLKFGLLSLILFLLGIALSNPKIGTKMETVKREGVDVVFAIDVSKSMLAQDVSPNRLEKAKRLVSETLNQLKGDRVGIVAYAASAYPQLPLTTDYSAARMFLQSLNTDMLSSQGTAIQEAIQMASSYFSDANPTARILILISDGEDHEMGASEIAYEAANQGIRIYSIGVGTEKGSTIPIDNGGNISYKRDKNGEVVITKLNSGLLSEIARNANGSYIDGDNTSKAVEEIVSLLDGIEKSEFETQQYVDYADQFQWFLFAVIVILLIDLLLFERKTAWVKKINLFNEKSE from the coding sequence ATGATACATATAGAAGAAAAAATATATTTGTTGTTTTGCCTAACCATTTTACCTTTGGCACTGTTTTTTGTCATTTTCCGAATTATTAAAAACAAAAAGCAACGTCAGTTTACCAATGAGAGGCTTTTTAAAAGACTGGCACCAAATTGTTCTACCTTTAAACCTTGGCTTAAATTTGGATTACTTTCGCTGATTTTATTTCTTTTAGGTATTGCACTTTCCAATCCTAAAATAGGTACAAAAATGGAAACTGTAAAACGTGAAGGAGTGGATGTTGTTTTCGCTATAGATGTTTCCAAAAGTATGTTAGCGCAAGATGTATCGCCTAATCGGTTAGAAAAAGCTAAGCGACTGGTTTCTGAAACGTTAAATCAGTTAAAAGGCGATCGTGTTGGCATTGTAGCTTACGCTGCGAGTGCTTATCCGCAATTGCCTTTAACTACTGATTATTCAGCGGCACGTATGTTTTTACAAAGCCTCAATACAGATATGTTATCATCACAAGGTACCGCTATACAAGAAGCTATACAAATGGCAAGTAGTTATTTTTCAGATGCTAACCCTACGGCACGTATTTTGATACTTATTTCCGATGGGGAAGACCACGAAATGGGAGCTTCTGAAATCGCCTATGAAGCTGCCAATCAAGGCATACGTATTTACAGCATAGGCGTAGGCACTGAAAAAGGAAGTACTATTCCAATTGATAATGGTGGGAATATTTCGTATAAACGAGATAAGAACGGAGAGGTAGTCATCACCAAGCTCAATTCAGGTTTACTTTCCGAAATAGCACGTAATGCTAACGGAAGCTATATTGATGGTGATAATACCAGTAAGGCTGTTGAAGAAATTGTCAGTTTGCTTGACGGTATTGAAAAATCAGAATTTGAAACTCAGCAGTATGTGGACTATGCCGACCAATTTCAGTGGTTTTTATTTGCCGTTATCGTTATATTACTCATTGATTTACTTCTTTTTGAAAGAAAAACGGCTTGGGTGAAAAAGATAAATTTGTTTAATGAGAAAAGTGAGTAG
- a CDS encoding DUF2461 domain-containing protein, which yields MKTTLEFLKQLAKNNNRDWFLQHKAQYESVAKSNKRFFEALYQQMQHHDSLERIHIFRIYKDVRFSKDKTPYKNNFGVAFSRTKPLLRGGYYLHLEPEKSFVGGGFWAPEPADLHRIRKEFEIDETSIKAITEDSTFKKYFGELQGEDGVKTAPKGFDKNHPAIALIKKKQYVVKRSFTDDEVCSMDFQKEVIATFLAMRPFFDYMSEVLTTDLNGTPIIY from the coding sequence ATGAAGACGACTTTGGAATTTTTAAAACAATTAGCGAAAAATAATAATCGCGATTGGTTTTTACAGCATAAAGCTCAATATGAGTCTGTTGCTAAAAGTAATAAACGTTTTTTTGAGGCGTTATATCAGCAAATGCAACATCACGATAGCTTGGAGCGTATTCATATTTTCAGAATTTATAAAGACGTTCGTTTTTCAAAAGACAAAACGCCCTATAAAAATAATTTTGGTGTAGCATTTTCCAGAACGAAACCTTTACTTAGGGGCGGATATTACCTACATCTTGAGCCCGAAAAATCGTTTGTTGGTGGCGGATTTTGGGCGCCTGAACCTGCTGATTTACATCGTATTCGTAAAGAATTTGAAATTGATGAAACCTCCATTAAAGCAATTACAGAAGATTCTACTTTTAAAAAGTATTTTGGAGAACTACAAGGGGAAGATGGCGTAAAAACAGCTCCAAAGGGATTTGATAAAAATCATCCTGCTATAGCTTTGATTAAAAAGAAGCAATATGTAGTAAAACGCTCATTTACTGATGATGAGGTATGCTCAATGGATTTTCAGAAAGAAGTAATAGCCACCTTTTTGGCAATGCGCCCATTTTTTGATTATATGAGCGAGGTATTGACCACGGATTTGAATGGAACACCTATTATTTACTGA
- a CDS encoding vWA domain-containing protein, producing MFKEVVFANPIFFWFLLLVPLAVVWYGFWNKKSKPTLVISSMVWFSERKRFTTYLQHFPFLLKMLALVAFIVALARPQTRSDSAKVKITDGIDIVMAMDVSSSMLAKDLKPNRLESLKKVAATFIKNRTSDRIGLVVYSGESYTKIPVTTDKSIILKALNEITYGQVEDGTAIGMGLATAVNRLKESKAKSRVIILLTDGVNNSGFIDPQTAAELAAEYGIKVYTIGIGTNGMALSPVAINADGTFVYQNTPVQIDEKLMRKIAQITGGTYFRATDEKKLEQIYEEINKLETTEIEEFKYTHVEEKFRFWALLGAVLLLADFLLRHTVFRSYM from the coding sequence ATGTTTAAAGAGGTCGTTTTTGCAAATCCGATATTTTTTTGGTTCTTACTACTGGTTCCTTTAGCAGTGGTTTGGTATGGCTTTTGGAATAAGAAATCAAAACCTACGCTTGTTATCTCTTCAATGGTTTGGTTTTCTGAGAGAAAAAGATTTACTACCTACTTGCAACATTTCCCTTTTTTACTTAAAATGTTGGCACTGGTGGCGTTTATCGTGGCTTTGGCTCGTCCGCAAACCCGTTCCGATTCGGCAAAAGTAAAAATAACCGATGGTATTGATATTGTTATGGCGATGGACGTTTCTTCTAGTATGTTAGCAAAAGATTTGAAGCCCAATCGATTAGAGTCACTCAAAAAGGTAGCAGCTACCTTTATTAAAAATCGAACGTCTGACCGTATTGGTTTGGTGGTATATTCAGGGGAAAGCTATACTAAAATTCCAGTTACTACTGATAAATCAATTATCTTAAAAGCACTAAATGAAATCACTTATGGTCAAGTAGAAGACGGAACTGCCATAGGAATGGGACTTGCTACGGCAGTAAATCGGCTCAAAGAAAGCAAAGCCAAAAGCCGTGTAATTATTTTACTTACCGACGGAGTAAACAATAGCGGTTTTATTGACCCACAAACCGCTGCTGAACTCGCCGCTGAATACGGTATTAAGGTTTATACTATTGGTATCGGGACTAATGGTATGGCATTGTCGCCCGTAGCTATAAACGCTGATGGTACTTTCGTTTATCAGAACACTCCCGTACAAATTGATGAAAAATTGATGCGTAAAATTGCCCAAATTACTGGCGGAACGTATTTTAGGGCTACCGACGAAAAAAAATTAGAACAGATTTATGAGGAAATCAATAAATTGGAAACCACTGAAATAGAAGAATTCAAATACACCCACGTGGAAGAGAAATTCCGATTTTGGGCTTTGCTCGGTGCTGTGTTGCTTCTTGCTGATTTTTTACTGCGTCATACCGTATTTAGAAGTTATATGTAA